TTTCATTCCGCGAAGGTACCATTCCGCACGGACTTTTCGGGCATGAGGTATGCCGGGAACTTCCTTCTCTGGCTTGATTACGATCCCCTCAAGCTCCTCTTCTTCAACCCGATTCATAAGTTTACGTGCCACTTGCTCTGCCTCTCCGAGATCACATAAAGTGCTAGGAACGGGCTTTATTCGATCACCATCGATTATATCAGCCAGCAACTCATATTGCCGTGTTTTAGGTTTTTGAATAGTGATTTCACCGTCATACATATCCAGTTCGTATGCGTAGTATACGGGCTCCGAGTCCTCAGGCTCGTACGCGGCAAGATCGTCCAGAACGCTTAGAATATCTCGAAGTATTTCGACGGCGTCCGCCGGCACGTAGTCCTTGTCATGAGCGATAGCCGTGAGTCGTTCAATCTCTCCGTGTAACCTCTGGAATTCATCGTCGTCGGCCAGTTTGACATCGGACAGCCTGCGTTGGATAGTGTAGAGCGTTCTCACGTGACGGCGGACCTTAGACAGCCTGTCGAAGAGTTTTCCGAGCCAAGCTCTCGGAACCCGCTTGCGGCGGGGATTCAAGGTGTACTTAGACATGAGCCGGACGTGGTAATCTATGTAGTCGAGCGTCTCGTTCCACAGTTCGAACACCGAGATTCCGAATAGGGACAGCGGCAGTAGTTCGCCCTCGACGATCGTGAGGGAATGCTCCGACGGATCGAGCACCGATTGGACGTACTCCTCGACTTCCTCCACTCGGACCCAACTTCTGGTATGGGCTATCACGGGTTCGCCGAGTTCACTTTCGAGCACGCGGCCGAGCACTACCCGCACGTTCGTACCATCTTTTTTCTCCTCTATCCGAAGGGATTCGTCCGAACTTACGTGTTCTAGCTCCGTGGTGTACAGTTTTACGGTGTATTCGACGGTTTCGGGCAGCGTGGCGGGCATCGTACGCGAGAACGTCAAGCGAGCTTTCGGTGGTAGCAGTGGCCGCTCGCCCGAGGGCGTCTCGATCGTCTCAATATCGCTCATGCTCATTTCGTCCCCCCGACAGCAGGTCGGACGGCGATAATTCTGTGAAGTCCGGGACGACGATCACCTCGTGATCGATCCCAAGTTCCTCGGCCACTTCGGGCAACTCCTCCTCGAGGACTTCGCCGACGCGGTCATCCTCTTCGCGCACTAGAACGAGGCGTTTGGCCCTAGATTTCCGGACGTATTCCTCGAGCTCCCTTCGGGCCCGCTCGACGGATTTCACTAGCCCCTCGGGTAGTTTTTCAGGCAGGTTGGGGTTTACCTTCCGATAGTCTTCCGGCACCAGCGGCCCTCCGGTCTGCACGATCGGAGCGTCTACGAGCTCTCTCAGGGCTTTACGCTCTCGCCCCCTTACCACTACTAGCACGGAATCCTTGAACAGGTCATCTAGGTCACGCTCTGTCTCCTCCTCGATGCCGACGAACTCTAAAACTGATCGTAAAATTTCATCCAACGCTTTGGCTACCTCCCGAGCCCTTTCACCGCGTAGCACGTGTTCCGGAGCGGACTCGACTAGTGCGTGGTCCAGCTCTACGGCTCGGTGAACGATCCTTCGGACGACCTCTTCGTCCAGCCGAAGCTCGTCGACGTCCGTGACAACCGTTATACGTTCTGACCGCTGGGAGACAGCGCGACTGAGGAGTTCTTCGAGCCTTTCAACCCGTGTCAACGTGGATCCCCCGATGACGAGTGAGCTGTTAGCCGAACACTATTATGGGGAGAGGATGGCTGGCTGAGGGTTACCACCATCCCTCCTTCAGGACGCGCACTGGCCTCGCCCCTGTGAGTGAGAAGCCGCTGCGCTCTACCTCTACGAGTACCGGGGTGCCCTCGGAGCCACTC
Above is a window of Methanopyrus sp. SNP6 DNA encoding:
- a CDS encoding DUF2100 domain-containing protein; protein product: MTRVERLEELLSRAVSQRSERITVVTDVDELRLDEEVVRRIVHRAVELDHALVESAPEHVLRGERAREVAKALDEILRSVLEFVGIEEETERDLDDLFKDSVLVVVRGRERKALRELVDAPIVQTGGPLVPEDYRKVNPNLPEKLPEGLVKSVERARRELEEYVRKSRAKRLVLVREEDDRVGEVLEEELPEVAEELGIDHEVIVVPDFTELSPSDLLSGGRNEHERY